From the Bacteroidota bacterium genome, one window contains:
- a CDS encoding (Fe-S)-binding protein produces the protein MENQLVVPTMAECLAKGEIPEILFWVGCAGSFDDRAKKISKAIVRILNKADVKFAVLGAEESCTGDPAKRAGNEFLFQMQAMTNIQVLNGYEVKKIVTGCPHCFNTLKNEYPELGGKYEVIHHTQLIQELLNTGKIKVEGGTFSGKKITFHDPCYLGRGNDVYEAPREVLSKLDAELAEMKRSRANGLCCGAGGAQMFKEAEKGFKEVNIERTEDALELKPNVIATGCPFCMTMMRDGVKLKEQEQHIQVLDVAELIATAADL, from the coding sequence ATGGAAAATCAATTAGTAGTTCCAACGATGGCCGAATGCCTTGCTAAAGGCGAAATTCCTGAAATATTATTTTGGGTGGGTTGTGCCGGAAGTTTCGATGATAGAGCAAAAAAAATATCCAAAGCAATTGTGCGTATTCTTAACAAAGCTGATGTAAAATTTGCAGTGCTTGGTGCCGAAGAATCCTGTACCGGAGACCCAGCCAAACGCGCAGGAAACGAATTTTTGTTTCAAATGCAAGCCATGACTAATATCCAGGTGCTAAACGGATACGAAGTAAAAAAAATTGTAACCGGTTGCCCCCATTGTTTTAATACACTAAAAAACGAATACCCCGAATTGGGCGGAAAGTATGAGGTTATTCATCATACGCAATTGATTCAGGAGTTACTCAACACAGGCAAAATTAAAGTAGAAGGTGGAACTTTCTCCGGCAAGAAAATTACATTTCATGATCCTTGTTACCTTGGCCGAGGAAACGACGTATATGAAGCTCCTCGTGAGGTCCTCTCAAAATTGGATGCCGAATTAGCCGAAATGAAACGCTCTCGCGCCAACGGATTATGCTGCGGTGCCGGTGGCGCTCAAATGTTTAAAGAAGCCGAAAAAGGATTCAAAGAAGTAAATATCGAACGCACCGAGGATGCCCTTGAATTAAAGCCAAATGTAATTGCAACAGGCTGTCCCTTTTGTATGACAATGATGCGAGATGGTGTAAAACTAAAAGAACAAGAACAACACATACAAGTACTCGACGTAGCCGAACTAATAGCCACCGCCGCCGACTTATAA
- a CDS encoding ATP-binding protein yields the protein MAKEQLLKIAIVGPESTGKSVLSEQLAAHYACKFVPEVARAYIAKLNRPYLLEDIIEIARMQLLQEQALAKVSSDILICDTTLLVTKIWAQNAFNECPKFISEKYTANDYSLHLLMQIDLPWEYDAQREHPERREFFFSWYERELRESNANYCIISGSNEHRLKRAIAVIDAHLASFG from the coding sequence TTGGCAAAAGAACAACTTCTAAAAATTGCAATTGTTGGACCTGAATCTACAGGAAAATCAGTACTTTCCGAACAATTGGCCGCACATTATGCTTGCAAGTTTGTTCCCGAGGTGGCGAGAGCCTATATCGCCAAATTAAATCGTCCTTACCTTTTGGAAGATATTATTGAGATTGCAAGAATGCAGCTGCTTCAGGAGCAAGCCTTGGCTAAAGTATCATCAGATATACTTATTTGCGATACCACTTTATTGGTAACTAAGATTTGGGCACAAAATGCATTTAACGAGTGCCCAAAATTTATTTCCGAAAAGTATACGGCTAATGATTATTCACTTCATCTCTTAATGCAAATTGATTTGCCTTGGGAATATGATGCACAGCGGGAGCATCCCGAACGAAGGGAGTTTTTCTTTAGCTGGTACGAACGTGAATTGCGTGAATCAAATGCCAACTACTGCATAATTTCCGGATCAAATGAGCATCGCTTAAAAAGGGCCATCGCTGTTATTGATGCACATTTAGCTTCATTTGGGTGA
- the nth gene encoding endonuclease III yields MTRKERFEKVIDYFSINHPIAETELQYSNPYELLVAVILSAQCTDKRVNMVTPALFLAFPNAEVLAASSADAVFQYIKSISYPNNKAKHLVGMANMLYKDFNNEVPSEIDQLQKMPGVGRKTANVIASVVFNKPAMAVDTHVYRVSNRLGLTLNSKTPLETEKQLVKFIPENKIATAHHWLILHGRYVCLARNPKCGDCAISRFCKYHEKEIKSPK; encoded by the coding sequence TTGACACGTAAGGAGCGCTTCGAAAAAGTCATTGACTATTTTAGTATTAATCATCCGATAGCTGAAACAGAGCTACAGTATTCCAATCCTTATGAATTGCTAGTAGCTGTTATACTCTCAGCGCAGTGCACCGATAAGCGGGTAAACATGGTTACGCCTGCTCTATTTTTAGCTTTTCCTAATGCCGAAGTACTGGCTGCGTCGAGCGCTGATGCCGTTTTTCAATACATAAAAAGCATTAGTTATCCAAACAATAAGGCCAAGCATTTGGTGGGAATGGCCAATATGCTGTATAAGGATTTCAACAATGAAGTTCCATCCGAAATTGACCAATTGCAAAAAATGCCGGGAGTAGGAAGGAAAACCGCGAATGTAATTGCTTCGGTAGTTTTTAATAAGCCAGCAATGGCAGTTGATACGCATGTTTATAGAGTTTCGAATCGCTTAGGCTTAACACTAAATTCGAAAACACCGTTGGAAACAGAAAAGCAATTGGTGAAGTTTATACCTGAAAACAAAATCGCTACAGCTCATCATTGGCTCATCTTGCATGGAAGGTACGTGTGTTTGGCGCGAAATCCTAAATGTGGGGATTGTGCCATTAGCCGCTTTTGCAAGTATCATGAAAAAGAAATTAAATCACCCAAATGA
- a CDS encoding sigma-70 family RNA polymerase sigma factor: MHTSHLSDSELVSMYLSGHEASLGILVTRHKSRVFGMIWQKVQNRELAEDLFQDTFIKVINTLKKDGYNEEGKFAQWVLRIARNLVMDHFRDAKKLKTVSGGNEYNIFDTLNLKVSNIEDRIIKKQIHTDLRRMIDALPRDQREIVMMRHFEELSFKEISKILNISINTSLGRMRYAILGLRKMMHENKVILS; the protein is encoded by the coding sequence ATGCACACTTCACATCTAAGCGACAGCGAGCTTGTCAGCATGTATCTAAGCGGCCATGAGGCTTCATTAGGAATATTAGTAACGCGCCACAAGAGCCGGGTATTTGGCATGATATGGCAAAAGGTTCAAAACCGAGAACTCGCTGAGGACTTATTTCAGGACACTTTTATTAAAGTCATCAATACTTTAAAAAAGGACGGTTATAATGAAGAAGGCAAATTTGCGCAATGGGTGTTACGGATAGCCCGCAACTTAGTAATGGACCATTTTAGGGACGCCAAGAAATTAAAAACCGTAAGCGGCGGAAATGAATACAACATTTTTGACACCTTGAATTTAAAGGTTTCAAATATTGAAGACCGTATTATTAAAAAGCAAATTCATACCGACTTACGAAGGATGATAGATGCTTTGCCTCGGGATCAACGAGAGATAGTAATGATGCGTCATTTTGAGGAATTAAGCTTTAAAGAAATATCTAAAATTTTAAATATCAGCATCAATACCTCTTTGGGGCGCATGCGTTACGCAATTCTGGGCTTACGCAAGATGATGCATGAAAACAAAGTAATTTTATCGTAA